The Juglans regia cultivar Chandler chromosome 1, Walnut 2.0, whole genome shotgun sequence nucleotide sequence TTGAATGCGTGAGtgcactttttttaattgtcactTGCTGTCAGCTCAATCAGTCGATTATCGGTCTAAGCGGTCGGGTTTCGTACCATTATCACCAGCACGCGCGAGTACTACGTGCTAGTAGAAGAGATATCTGAAGATTATTCCCACAAACCAGAAAACGCAGGGAATTAATTACTATCATTTTTACGTATATACTATATACGGGTATGagaattgttatatatatatatagatagattatataaaaataaaagtaacgttagagagaagtcattatagtaATGTATATTTTGTATTCACTGCGTGACTATTTCTAATTGATTATTTCTAATACTCACTTGGAAAGATGTGTTGTCTACATGATGCCAtatcatgtgtacaaaataaATGCTTTCAATAGTgacttatatctatatttattctaaaaataaactcacaaattaacgtGACTTTATAACATCCGTTAgatactttacaataaaaataactttataattttacgtatcacattaaatcacgtcagtttgtaggtttatttttatataatcgactaaattatttttctaggAGTATTTATTTGAATAACAAGCTGCcgaaaataaataacacgatCACCGTATAAAAATCCATTGGAAATCTTACATTATTGTTATGTAACTACACATAGAGCCGGCTGGGCACCAAAACAAAGTCACATAAAATCTTACTGGACACCCAGTAGTACTATTTATTCGTTTCAAGTACATTTGAACTGAATTATTCATTCCAGCTCTGCCTAGACATACTTACTATGAGTACTAGCAAGTCAAATTATTCTTCAAACCATTCCGCACCAGAATTAAGAAGTGATGAGAAAGAGTACTGGAGATTTGGAGCCACATAATTCATTGTTTGAACACATGAGTTGCTTATCTTCCAATCTTGCAGCATATCCCGATGATCAGAGTACTGCATTAGAGGTGGTTGGTCTGCAGAAACTGGCGATAAATCATTACTCATGTTATCGTCACTACAATTGAAATCACAAACACCTGAGAAGTCTGAGTTGAGAAGATCCGATAAGCAAATATCCCCCAAGTTGAAATTCATCACCAAATCCGACGACTGATTATTATTATGATCTCCTGATGATCCTGTAGTAGTAGGAGTAGTAGTAACAAGTGATAATAACTCATCGAATGTACCAGATAACTCCGTGGTCTTGTTTATGGAATGATGTTGACCATCCATCGGCATTAATCCTACCCCGATCACGTTGGTCTCCAAATTTTCTTTACATGATGACTTGTTTGGTTGTGGGGTCGGAAGAAGTTTAGAGCTGCACCTGAATGCTTTGGTCCGGATCACATTGGAGTTCGTGCAGGTTTTCGATATTGGTGATGATGGTAAGGTGCTTGTGTCAATGGAGGACATCAGGTTGATCGTTGGTACTGgattaaaattgttttcatcggTATAACCTGAAAGCATAGGAGTCGTTGAAACTGCAGGTGGCGGAAAATTGTTTTCATCTGAATGCCCTGAAAGCTTTGGAGGAATCGAAACGGCAGTACTGATTTGCtggttttgaactttttttccCAGGTTGGTGTTCCAgtagttttttatttcattgtctGTTCGGCCCGGAAGCCTCCCAGCAATTAGAGACCATCTATAAAAACCGCAAAAAGATATATAAGATCATTTAGCTGCCTGATTAACTTAATACATCCATCCATCGTTAAATACATTAGAGTTTTTATTAGCTAGAAGAGATTCAAAACCTGTTTCCCAGAAGTTTGTGGAGCCTAATGATGAGTTCCTCTTCATCCGGTCCCATGTTACCTCTCTTGATATCTGGTCTCAGGTAGTTCAACCATCGAAGCCTGCAGCTCTTCCCACATCTTTTCAGACCTGCTCCAAACGTCCATGCATATTGTAACGTTCATTTAATTCTTacttaaaagtaataaaatattaaacaaacaTGAATAATTAAAGTTGGGAATTGAATCTCTCTtcgtttaaatatatatagatcatgatcGATCAGTACCTGCATTTTTGGGAAGGTTTCTCCATTTGCCTTCACCATTGATTCTAATGTACTCTATGAGAATATCATCTTCTTGAGATGTCCAAGCACCTTTGTTTAAGCCCTCCTTAGCACAACAAGGGCTCCTCCCCATTTGGCACTGTTCGTCTCAATCGATGTGATGTTTCCGCCTTGTAATTGAATGTTGGTTATGGTCTAGAGGGAGCGAGCAATGGTGCTTATATAGAAGGTTTTTTGCCGTATAATTAACtagcttttatatttttgtgattaaaatattatataaaaaacaatactgCGTGTGTCTCGTGGTCATGTATGTAGTCCCTTTGTCTTATTCAAAACCAACTTGccttaaataatatttctctcaCTTATAATTTACGTGTCTCGTGGTCACGTGGTCCTACTTCATATTCAAACTAAACGGCCTACTTTGCAATTACAAGTAACTTcgatttatctcaatttattttattttattattataatttttttaaaatttataataaataatttaatttttttaaaatttaaaacaattttattaaattatcatttaaaatataataaataatttaatttttattctattatttataaatcatttcaattcgTTTTAATTTATCTCTTAATTCAAACCACCGTATCTTTTCAGGCAAATCCCAGTCCagagtaggaaaaaaaaaagaacaattatTGAAGGGCTGGCTTTTGGAAACATGCTCACTGAGGGACAAGCTTTTTTGGGTGCAAATTAAATAAGTAATAGAGTACTGAAGACAAGACGATGTAACCTGCTTCAATTTAATATTGTCCGCTCCTTCCTTATACAATATAATGCAAGAGATGCATTAATATTCAAGATGGTgagaatttatataatattataaatatatatatatattttcaaagtgAGAAGCCAGAAGATGGGATATTCGAGGAGATAGCAGCTTAGGTAGTAGCTATGGCAATAGAGTGTAAAACTTAAATCTCCATATAACTCACCAGCcatcttttaattattgtgtCTTATCTCCAACTAACATTCTCACTGCAGACGATTGAAAGTTTGTTGTACAACACAAGGCAGGCCAGCAAGGACCCTGTCCCCCTGATCCGGCCTATCTTTCCTTCAAATTAATAAGAAACGTGTCGGAAGATGATCAGCGTGTGATGACAGATCAGGCAGTAATGATCAGCATCCACATCtttaatttaagagaaatgatacttgcagtcgtgagcgtgtagtcgccgtgcagtcgctttgaaaaaagtgaataaataagggacccacctgaaaagaaattaattttttaataatagaccccactctttttcaaaacgactgcacggcatttacgcattccacgactgtatgtaacattgcTCTTAATTTAAATCTACCAGGGTGATCATTGAAATCAAACTATCAATATAATAACGCATGCTGCAGCTCTATGGCCCATTCTGAACCCTTTTGGACAATCTGCTAGCTTCTCCATCGTCATTATATAGCTATGATGCTTTTTAAAAGTTTCTGTCATTGGTACATATATCAGCGTTACGCTTGATGATATAGTCCTCACTTAAATTTAGAAACtaataatagataaaaaaaaaaaaaaatggacaagaCATATTGTAATTAAGCTAGTTGGGATGTCCCGGTCAGCAGCTACGAATcagcactacaagaaaaacggatatttatgatttttttaataattaaaatgattatttataacgaaacagactcattttaactgaaataatcattttattagaaataattgatcgtaaataaacagttttcttgtaatgctGCAGATTTTTAGTTGCAAACAAAGCcataacttaattttttactaCCAAATTAAACCTGGTCCGGATCGGAAGagcttaattattaattagtgaATTTACAATAGGCAAGTGATTAAAAGAAACCGGCCTGTGCACAAGTATACTGGTGATAGCAGATTACAAAACTTGtgttaaaagtttcaaattaaagttaaaaaagtgaaaatggttgtgtttgaattttaatAATATGTCATCTCGTGGCAGCGTGAAAGTATCACTTGTCTATGAGAGTACCGCATGCCTAGCTAACAAttgttctatttttaaaaattattggatAATCCAGAGTTGCTTATACATAATTAGCACCAAATtttaagaacatatatatatatatatatagccgcGTTTTGTGCTAAGATGAAAATACCAGTACGCTTACGTTATCTTGTTTAAAAATCTTCCTATTCAGCTTTTTCTTACAATAAGCACTGTATTCTAGCCATCCGCCGTTTCACATTCGGTCTGATCCTATTTGTTTCTGTTCACATTTTGAACTTTTGTTGAGTACAGTACGTTGCTACTAGTTTCCAAAATGTTCCAAAAATGGTAGCTAGCAGCCTAGCCCTACATATATTCCAAAATGGGGTAGCTAGCCATAAAAAACTTCCATAATGGGTAGTGCTAGTTGCCCAGTACaaatttaacctttttttttttttaaatatatatatttttaacatttttaaaaaataaaaaaaatacattaatatattaataatcacttctttaattaataaataaaacaaaaaaattaaaaaaaattacatatataagaGGTACTCAAAATGAGAAGATAAAATAAGACTAATATTATTCTTCAAAAATTGAGTGAAGGTTATAatgggtgtaaaccggtcggtccggatCGGAGAAACAgaccggaccgaccaaatgCATAGTCGGTTTCGATCcagtaaataaagaaatttcgATCTTCGGTCCGGTCCTGGGATggagattttttggaccggactggACAGGACTaaccgaataaaaaataaaaataaataaaatattatatatattatttatataataattgtacaattaacaatataaaattttaaatatgttattaatacttgttaatattctataaattaataatattttatatatatcttcatctaacttatcactattaacaatataaaattttgaatatattattaacacttgttaatattctatgaattaactaacatataatatcaattagttttttttttttttgatgaagaGCCCAGAATCACCTGTCCACGAGTGATCCCGTcccgattatattaataaaccctcacttatggaggaggaaaaccgtggttacatacCAATACCTGGCGTTACAATATAAAAATCCGAAACcagatattaaaagaaaaacctagTATATCtagagaaaattacaaaaacaacctcctcacctgcaaaaaaaccattagcacaacaaacatatacaataaaatctaaccaaaccaacacaacaaccAAATAGAACCAGATTCTTAATTCTGACAGCACCTCAAAGAAGGTAACCCAAGTTTATCCAACCGAAGTAAACCTCGAGGGACCCTAGGCAATTCTCCAGCTATATTCCAATCCATATTAAGACCAGCTGCcccactccgagccaaccattcagcaactttattaccttccctataaacatgCCTAACTGTGCAAACCATCGAATCCATAAGAGCAAGAGTATCCTCCCagaaatcttctaaataccataTGCCACATCTTCGCCTATTCCACTAAGAGATTACCACTTGAGAGTCTAATTCTAtttccacaaaaataatccCTAGATTTTTACAAGTTTTAAGACCCTGCAGCAATGCTAACAATTCAGCTTTATTATTGGAACCAAAActaatataagaattaaaagcatgaaccaaGTGACcctgatcatttctaataataccacccacccCCGAAGGCCCTGGATTTCCTAGactactaccatctgtattcaatttaaaccaccctggAGCAGGTTTTTGCTAAGTCACAATTTTAATAAACTGCCTCACGGGAGCTTTAGAAGGAATATGCAAAGCATTTAAAATCTGAAGATCATACATAGAACATTTTTTTACGTTTTTCATATCATGGCTACAAGAGCTCATCCAATTTTTGATCATTTGCCAAACCGCACTAACAGATTGAATCCGCCCCTCCATACGGGCAGTGCATCTTCTACGCCAAAGATGCCAACTAATAATCGACGGAAGTAACCCCACAAGAATCCCCACTTGAGAATCAGTTGACGCACGTCTTAACCAAGCCGTCACTGTCTCCATCCAAGTATGACCAAGAGGTAAACCAAAAATATTAGCACAATAACACCATATATTAAATGCAAACTCTCCTCCAAACAAAACATGGTTTTGGTCCTCATACTTACCTTCTTCACAGCAATCACAACGAGAGACAATCGGGACCCCAATCCTTCTAAGActatcatcaacactcaaaaCTATGTTCCATGCCCTCCACATAAAAACCGAAATTTTAAGAGGCAACAACCTATGCCATATCCATGGATGCCAATCCAAAGTAGAACCTCTAATTCTAATACAATCCCATGctgatttagtagaaaaatttcCACTCTCATGTTTAGTCCAGATTAATACGTCCGAACCCTCCTTACAACCGGCCAAAGCTTCAACAATATCGTCAACATTCTCTTGACCAACTAAAGAAATCAAAAGGTCCATATCCCAACTATTATTCAGCATACACTCATTTACTGTAATCTGCGGATTCCCCACCATCTGGACCTCCTCCAATAAAGGACCCCTATCtttccatttatcataccagaaaaaaatattccccTCCCTCACTTTCCATCTTGAATTATTAAGCACATCGGGAATACTCTTcataatcatttttcaaaatctagaaCCTTTTTAGTATCAATGAGAGACCAAGGAGAagatcccacatattttcctttaaaaaaaatttgcccataaGGATTTACCCTCAATTAAATTCCATGCAAGCCGCATATGCAATGCTTTTTGCATGTCCTCTAATTTACGCAATCCTAGGCCCCCTTCCTTTTCtggcttacaaatattttcccacgacacccatttttttttacttttaccattaacctccccccaaaaaaatgtactcaCCATACGATTTAGAGCTTTAATAATTGATTGAGGAACCTGCAAAACagcaaataaatataaagccatactagaaagcacGTGCCGAAGAAGTATTAGACGGCCACCTGATGAAAGtatcttcattttccaaccactaatttttttccaaactttgttaACCATTTCCTCCAAATGCACATGCTTTAGACGC carries:
- the LOC109008728 gene encoding myb-related protein 330-like, with amino-acid sequence MGRSPCCAKEGLNKGAWTSQEDDILIEYIRINGEGKWRNLPKNAGLKRCGKSCRLRWLNYLRPDIKRGNMGPDEEELIIRLHKLLGNRWSLIAGRLPGRTDNEIKNYWNTNLGKKVQNQQISTAVSIPPKLSGHSDENNFPPPAVSTTPMLSGYTDENNFNPVPTINLMSSIDTSTLPSSPISKTCTNSNVIRTKAFRCSSKLLPTPQPNKSSCKENLETNVIGVGLMPMDGQHHSINKTTELSGTFDELLSLVTTTPTTTGSSGDHNNNQSSDLVMNFNLGDICLSDLLNSDFSGVCDFNCSDDNMSNDLSPVSADQPPLMQYSDHRDMLQDWKISNSCVQTMNYVAPNLQYSFSSLLNSGAEWFEE